The genomic window TGGGGCATCCCGCCCCGGACACTTCACGGGCGTGGCCACGGTGGTGACGAAACTGCTCAATCTCGTCCAGCCCGATCTGGCGGTCTTCGGGCTTAAAGACTACCAACAGCTGCTGGTGATCCGCCGGCTGGTGCGCGATCTCCACCTGCCCGTGGAGATTGTCGGCGGGGCGATCGCCCGCGAATCCGATGGGCTCGCCATGAGCAGTCGCAATGCCTATCTGAGCGAAGAGGAGCGACGCCGGGCCCCGGTCCTGTATCAGACCCTCCAGGCACTGGCGAAGCGGCTTGAGGCCGGCGCGAGCGATTTCGGGGCGTTGGTCGACGAAGGACTCGGGGAACTGCGCCGGGCAGGCCTCGAGCCCGATTATCTCGAGATCCGCCGGGCCGCCGATCTGGGTGTCGCGGCAATCGATGATACGGCGCTGGTGATCCCCGCCGCGGTGTATCTGGGGCGCGCGCGATTGATCGATAATGTCCGGGTGCATCGATCCGCGGACCGCCTCAAGGGAGCCCCATGACGCCACTGACATCCACACCCGAATGGCAGGCACTGCATTCCGATCGAGCGGCGATCGAGGATCAATCCATCGCTGCACTGTTCGCTGACGATCCGGATCGGTTCACCGATTTCTCGATCACTGTGGATGGCCTGCTGCTTGATTACAGCAAACAGCCGATCTCGCGTGCAGTTCGTGAGCAGTTGCTGGCCGTGGCCCGGGCACGGAATGTCGCCGCGCAGCGCGATGCCATGCTGACCGGCCAGCGCATCAATCGCAGTGAGGATCGTGCCGTGCTCCATACCGCCCTGCGGGTCCCCGCCGGAGCGCCTGGCTGGGCCGATGCGACCATCGCCCGGGATGTAACGGCTACCCGTTCGAGAATGGCCGAGCTGGCCACTGCGATTCGTGAGCGGCAACGCACCGGCGCAACGGGCAAACCCATCGAGCATGTGATCAACATCGGTATCGGCGGCTCGGATCTGGGGCCGCGGCTGGTGCTTGAGGCCCTCGCTCCGCTCAGCGACGGGCCCCGGGTGCATTTCGTTGCCAACATCGATGGTGTCGAGCTGCAGCAGGCGATGGCGGCCTGCGACCCGGAGCGGACATTGGTGCTGGTGGTCTCGAAGAGCTTTGGGACCGTCGAGACCATGGCCAACGCCCACGAGGCTATGGCGTGGCTGCGCCGGTGTGTGCCGGCGGATGATGTGCTCGCCCGTCAGGTGCTGGCCGTGACCGCGAACCTCGACTCGGTGCGGGCGCTGGGGCTTGATCCCGATCTTGCGCTGCCCATGCGCGACTGGGTGGGCGGTCGTTACTCGCTCTGGTCGGCGGTGGGGTTTTCCATCATGCTCGGCCTTGGACCGGCCGCCTTCGAGGCGCTGCTCGACGGCGCCCATGTCATGGATCGGCATTTCGCCGAGGCCCCCCTCGAATCCAACATGCCGGTCATGCTGGGGCTGGTGTCCGTTCTCAATGCCACTCTGCTGGGGCGGCGCAGCCAGGCAGTCGTGCCCTATACCGAGCGCCTCGGGCGCTTGTCTGCCTATCTCCAGCAGTTACTCATGGAAAGCAATGGCAAGTCGGTGGATACCGATGGCGATGCCGTCAGTCTGTCTACCGCCGCCGCCGTCTGGGGGCAGACCGGCACGCCGGGCCAGCATGCGTTTTTCCAGGCGCTGCATCAGGGCACCGATGTGGTTCCGGTGGATTTTGTCGGAGTGGCCCGGCCGGTGGCCGGCGAGAAGGGTGACCCGCTGGAGCTGACGGCGCACCTGTTCGCCCAGGGACAGGCACTGATGCAGGGCCGTTGGGGTGAGGGGCTGTCCGCGATGCAGCGCTGCCCGGGCAATCGGCCCAGCAACACCCTCCTGCTGAGGGCGCTTGACGCTCGCCGTCTGGGGTCGCTGATCGCGCTCTACGAGCACCGGGCCTTTGTCGAGGCGGCTGTGTGGGGCATCAACGCCTTCGATCAGTTCGGTGTCGAGCTGGGCAAGGGGCTGGCTGCGGACCTGAAGCCGATCATCGCGGGCGGTCTTGAGCCGGCGGGGCTGGATGGCTCCACCGCCGGGTTGATTGCACGCTATCGCCACTGGCGGGGCTGACGAGTCGTGTCAGCGCCCACTGCACATGCTCAGTAACGAGGGCGGAGGGGTGATCGAGGCGCTCGCGTAAAGCCTCGATGGCCGCCGGATCGGCGGGTCCATTACCGAGGGCGACGGCGAGGTTGCGCAGCCAGCGCTCATGCCCGAGTCGCCGGATCGCCGAGCCCTCGGTGCGCTTGAGAAACGTGGTCTCGTCCCAGCGGAACAGCTCCACCAGCGAGGCGCTCTCCAGCCCATGGCGGGGGTGGAAATCGGCCTCGTCGGTGGGTTGGGCATAGCGATTCCAGGGACACACGGCCTGACAGTCATCGCAGCCGAATACCCGGTTGCCAATCGCGGGCCGCAGTTCTTCCGGGATGCTGCCCTCGTGTTCGATGGTCAGATACGAAACGCAACGCCGCGCATCGAGCTGACCCGGGCCGGTGATGGCGCCGGTGGGGCAGACGTCAATGCAGGCCCGACAGCTGCCACACAGGTCCGCAACCGGGTCACTCGTCGGCAGCGGCAGATCGGTGAATATCTCGCCGAGGAAGAAATACGAACCGGCGTGGCGGTTGAGCAGTAGGGTGTTCTTACCGATCCAGCCCAGTCCCGCATCCCGGCCCAGTGCCTTTTCCAGTACGGGTGCGCTGTCGACGAATACGCGGTAGCCAAACGCCCCCACCGAGGACTCGATTCGTTGCGCGAGCGCCTGAAGCCGTTTTCGCATCAGCTTGTGATAGTCCCGCCCGAGCGCATAGCGGGCGATGAAGGCACGCCGGCGATCGGCAAGAATCGCGTCATCGGCCTCCAGATCCGGCGGGCGATAGTCCATGCGCACGCTGATGACGCGGATCGTCCCAGGAACCAGTCGCTCTGGACGGGCCCGCTTGACGCCATGGCGGGCCATCCAGCGCATCGTGCCGTGGCGGCCGTCCTGTAACCAGCGAAGCAGATGCTGCTCGTCCCGGGCGAGGGCCGGGCGGGCCACGCCCAGTTCGTCAAAACCGAGTTCACCGGCCCACTCGCGAATGACCGGCAGGATCTCGCGGCTGTCATGCGTTCGCACCATTGTTACAGTCTAACGCCTCGAACCCCCTGATGTGAGCGCGCTATGATGCCGGGCATGAACAGGCTCCCCCACAACCTCTACACCCCCGCGCAGGTCCGCGAGCTCGATCGCCGGGCGATTGAAGATCATGGCATTCCCGGTGGTGTGCTGATGGCGCGGGCTGGACGGTCAGCCTGGCAGCACCTGCGTCAGCGGTTTCCGGCGGCCCATCGCCTGCTGGTGCTCTGCGGCGGTGGCAATAACGGTGGCGATGGCTATGTTGTTGCCCGGCTCGCCGCTGAGGCAGGGCTTACGGTCGAGCTCTGCCCCATGGCTGATCCGCAGCAGCTGGACGGGCACGCCCGCGAGGCTGCCGATGCGGCACTCGCGGTGGTGCCGCCGATCGCTACGCCATGGACGGCGATCGGCGAGGCGGATGCGGTGGTGGATGCCATGCTGGGAACCGGGATCGATCGACCGGTGACGGGGGCGATGGCTGCGGTGATTGATGCCCTCAACGCGCAACACGCCCCGGTGATGAGTATCGATGTGCCGTCGGGGCTCAATGCGCGGACTGGCCGCGTCATGGGGACGGCGGTCCGTGCCGCCACCACGCCGACCTTTATCGGTCTTAAACAGGGCCTCTTCACGGGTGAGGCCGCGGACTTCGTCGGCGAGCTTGCCTTTGACGCGCTGCAGGTGCCGGCGTCGGTTCATGATGGGATCGAACCGTCGTCGATGCGACTGTCGGAGTCTGCCCTGGCGGATGGGCTGAGGCCCCGTGCCCGCACCAGTCACAAAGGCGACTTTGGTCATGTCCGAGTCATTGGCGGTGACCACGGCATGGGCGGTGCCGTGCGCATGGCGGGCGAGGCGGCGGCGCGTGTGGGCGCGGGACGGGTCAGCATTGCCACACGCCCGGCTCATGTCGCGGCTGTGCTGGCGGCGCGTCCGGAATTGATGGTCGATGGGGTCGATGATGCGACTGGCCTTGGGGCAACGCTGGCGTCCACGGATACACTCGCCGTCGGTCCGGGGCTTGGGCAGTCGGTCTGGGGCGCGGCGCTGTTCGAACACACGCTCGGGCATACCGGTCCGATGGTGCTGGACGCCGATGCGCTGAACGGGCTGGCCGGTCGCGGGATGCGCCGCGATGACTGGATCCTGACACCGCATCCAGGCGAAGCGGCTCGTCTTCTGGACACAACAGCCGAGGCGATTGTCGATGATCGTTTCGCCGCGGCCCACGCGATCGTCGGGCGCTATGGTGGCATCGTCGTGCTGAAGGGCGCCGGCACGCTGATCGCCGACGACCGGCGCTGTGTCATCTGCACTGAGGGCAATCCAGGGATGGCGAGCGGCGGCATGGGGGACGTGCTGACCGGTGTGATTGCCGGGCTGCGCGCGCAGGGGCTGGATGCATTCGACGCCGCCTGTCTCGGAGTGCAGGCGCATGCCCGGTCCGCTGATCGGGGCGCGTGCGAGGGCGAGCGGGGTCTACTGGCGGTGGATCTCATCGACCGGCTGAGGGCAGTGATCAACCCATGACGCGAGCGGTGGTCAATCTCGCCGACGAGGCGGCGACCGAGGCCCTCGGCGCCGTACTCCAGGCGTATCGGCCTGAACGCGGCTGCGTGCATCTGATCGGTGACCTCGGTGCCGGCAAGACGACACTGATGCGGGGCTTCCTGCGTGCAGCGGGTCACCCGGGCGCCGTCCGCAGCCCGACCTATACATTGGTGGAGCCGTATGCGTTTGGCAGCCGCTGGGTTTATCACCTTGATCTCTACCGCCTTGCCGATCCGGAAGAGCTCGAGTTCATCGGCCTGCGCGAGCTCGTCGACACCGGTCTGCTGCTTGTCGAGTGGCCGCTGCGGGGCGAGGGCGTATTGCCAGCGCCGGACCTGAGCGTACGGCTGGAGGCGATGGGTGCCGGGCGTCAGGCGGTGCTGGAGCGCCTGACGCCGCAGTGGCCTGCACCCGCAGGGATCATTGAGGCGATGGGCTAGCAGGCGGCCCTATCCCGCTATGTATGCAGGATTTTATTGAAATCGAGCCATGCCTATGGCGTACTCTTGGCCATCATGATCCACCGACGAGTCATCCCTTTCGCGGCTTTCCTGTTATGGGCCGTCGTCGCGCCCGGCGTCGTGGCCGCCGCGACGGTGGTGGAAGACGTGCGCACCTGGGACGGGCCAACGCACACGCGGGTGGTGTTCGATCTGAGCGGGTCGCCGGATCATCGGCTGTTCACGCTGGATGACCCGGCGCGCGCGGTCATCGATCTGCGAGCGGGTCGTATCGATCCGGCGCTGGTCGAGGGGATTCGCGACGCCGGTCCGATCCAGCGCGTCCGCACCGGGCGTCGTGAGGACGGTATCCGGGTCGTTCTCGATCTCGAGCGGACCCTCGAGGCGCAGGCGTTTACGATGTCACCCGACGAAACCCGGGGTCACCGACTGGTGGTTGATCTGGGTAAAGCCGGTGAGAAACCGCCGCTACGAACCGCAGAGCGGGAGAGTACCGAGCCGTTCGTCGTAGCGATTGATGCCGGCCATGGCGGCAAGGACCCAGGCGCGATTGGGGCCGCGGGCACCCATGAGAAGGATATTGTGCTGGCGGTCGCGCGCAAGCTCGCCGATCGGGTGAACGCCGTCAGTGGGCTGGAGGCGGTGCTGGTGCGCGATGGTGATTACTACGTCGGTCTGCGTGATCGCACCCGCAAGGCGCGGGAAGCGGGTGCCGACCTTTTCGTGTCGCTGCATGCTGATGCCTTCCATGATCGCAGCGTCCGCGGGTCGTCGGTTTTCGTCCTGTCCCGTAACGGCGCCTCGAGTGAGATGGCGCGGATGCTCGCCCGCCGCGAGAATAAGGCACATCGCATTGGCGGTGTATCCCTGTCGGACAAGGACAAGCAGGTGGCCTCGGTGCTGGTGGATCTGTCGCGGGCGCATACCGTGGAGGAAAGCCTGGATGTCGCCGATGTGCTGCTCACCGAACTCGATGGTCTCGGTGAGGTGCATGGCAATAATGTGGAGCAGGCTGGCTTTGCGGTACTCAAGTCACTGGATATGCCGTCGGTCCTCGTCGAGCTCGCGTTTATCTCTAATCCTGCCGAGGAACGCCGCCTGAAGTCCTCCAGTTATCAGCACCAGCTCGCGCTGGGGTTGACGGAGGGTGTGCGAAGCTATGTGGCCACCACGCGGCCGACGCTGGCGCTCGGGGACAGCACCAAAGAGTATCGGGTGCGGCGCGGCGATACCCTCTCGGCGATTGCCGAGCGCCATTCGGTCAGTATCGGAGCGCTGCGACGGGTCAATGAGCTTGGCGGTGATACGATCGTCGCCGGCCGTACCCTGCGCATTCCCTGATCCCGCATGCCAATCCAGCGCCTCGCCCCCGAGCTCGTCAATCAGATCGCCGCCGGTGAGATCATCGAGCGGCCGGCTTCGGTGTTGAAGGAGCTGGTCGAGAACGCCCTCGACGCCGGTGCGGAGTCGATACGGATCGATATCGAATCGGGTGGGTTGAGACTGATCCGGGTGCGGGACGATGGGCGCGGCATGAGCGCTGCCGACCTGCCGCTCGCGGTAACATCCCACGCCACCAGCAAAATCGGTGCCCTTGACGACCTTGAGCACATCGCGACGCTCGGTTTCCGGGGCGAGGCACTGCCGAGCATCGCCTCGGTGGCGGATTTGCAGATGACCTCGCGATTGGCGCAGGACGACCACGGCCATCATCTCAATCCCGGTCAGTCGATGGTCCCTGCGCCGGCTCCGCACCCGCCCGGCACCACCATTGAGGTCCGCGATCTTTTCCACGCCGTGCCGGCACGGCGAAAGTTCCTTCGCACCGAGCGCACCGAGCTGCGTCATATCCAGGATCTAGTGCGCCGGATCGCCCTGGGACGGCCAGAGGTGGCCTTCCGCCTCAGCCATAACAATCGCGAGCTACTGAATCTCCCGGCGCTGGGCCCGCAGGCCGCGGACCGCCGGGTCAGCGATCTAATGGGGGCGGGCTTTGTCGAGTCGTCGTTACAGATCGACACCGAAGCGGCGGGACTGCGGCTGCAGGGCTGGCTGGGACTGCCCACGGCATCGCGCGGCCAGCCGGATCTGCAATATGTCTATCTCAATGGCCGAATGATCCGCGATCGGCTGGTCATGCAGGCGCTGCGCCGGGCCTATAGCGATGTTCTGTTCAAAGACCGGTTTCCGGCTTATCTGCTGCACCTGCAGATGGATCCGGCGCGGGTGGATGTGAATGTCCACCCCACCAAACATGAGGTGCGCTTCCGGGACAGCCGACTGATCTTCGATTTCCTGCATCGCCAGATCGAGCGGGCGCTGGCCCATGGCGGTGTCCACAGTGATGCCAGTGCCGACACCGATTCGGATGCTGATGCCGGCCCTCGCATGGGAGGTCCGTCAATGGGCGCAGTGCCGCAGACAGCTCCGCTGTCGCTGCCGGTGGCCGAGGCACGGGCTGTGTATGGGGATCTGCCGACGGAGGCCTCCGCACCGGCCGAACAGCCTGCCAGTGCGTTATCCGACGGAGTGCCTCGGCTGGGGCATGCGGTCGCTCAGATCCATGGGGTCTATGTGCTGGCGGAATCGGCCACCGGGTTGATCCTGGTGGATATGCATGCCGCCCATGAGCGGATCGTCTACGAGCGTCTCAAGCGCCAGTACAACGATCAGGGCGTCGCGCAGCAGCCGCTGCTGGTTCCGGTGGCCGTGGCGGTGACGCCGTCTGAGGCGGATCTGGTGGAAGACAGTCAGCCGCTCCTCCAATCGGTGGGGCTTGAGGTGGATCGCGTCGGTCCCGAGCAGCTGCGGCTGCGCAGTGTTCCGGCACTGCTTGCCCGGGCCGATGGCGAGGCGTTGCTGCGCGATGTGCTCGCGGATCTGCGCGTCAATCGGGGTGCCGTCGCTATTGAGGAACGCCAGCAACATCTGCTTGGCACCATGGGCTGTCATGGCTCAGTGCGTGCCAACCGACGCCTGACACCGGCGGAGCAGGAAAACCTCCTGCGGGACATGGAGAAGACCCCGAATATCGATCAGTGCAATCATGGCCGTCCGACGTGGGTGTCGCTGCAGATGGCTGACCTCGATCGACTGTTCCTGCGCGGCCGCTAGCAGCCATGGAAGACACGAAGCGCCCGGTGGTCTGCCTGATGGGGCCCACCGCTGCGGGCAAGACCGAACTGGCACTGTCGCTCTACGACCGTGGTGGCGTTGATCTGATCAGCGTCGACTCGGCGATGGTATACCGCGGCATGGATATCGGGACGGCCAAGCCGTCACCGGCCGTGCAGGCACGGGCGCCGCATGCCCTGATCGATATCCGTGATCCCGCGCAGGCGTATTCCGCGGCTGAGTTCGTGGCCGACGCCAAACCCCTGATCGAGGCCTCGCGCCAGGCGGGACGCATCCCGCTGTTGGTGGGGGGCACGATGCTCTACTTTCGCTCGTTGCTGTACGGGCTGTCGCATCTGCCGGCTGCGGATACCGGCATCCGGGCACGGATGGAGGCAGAGGCCGACCGACTGGGTTGGCCGGCGCTGCATGAGCGGCTGTCACAAGCCGATCCCGAGACCGCCGCACGGCTGCATCGCAACGATGCTCAACGCATCCAGCGGGCCCTCGAGGTCTATGTGCTGACCGGGCAGCCGATCAGTCAACTGCAGGCGAGCACCTCGCTGGAACCGCTGTCCGGCCCTGTAGTCAAAGTGGGGGTGATGCCGGCAGAGCGCCGGATCCTCCACGAGCGGATCGAGGCGCGTTTCTCGGCCATGTTGGCCGACGGCGTCATCGATGAGGTGGCGGCGCTTAGAGCGCGGGCGGATATCCATCCGGATCTGCCGTCCATGCGGGCGGT from Spiribacter curvatus includes these protein-coding regions:
- the panC gene encoding pantoate--beta-alanine ligase, producing the protein MQILTDIAALRAQIAKWRRSGEHIGFVPTMGNLHGGHLKLVDEARSRSDRVVVSIFVNPTQFGPGEDYQGYPRTWAADCEALRDHDADLLFAPEVDALYPDGAGLRTCVAVPALNDILCGASRPGHFTGVATVVTKLLNLVQPDLAVFGLKDYQQLLVIRRLVRDLHLPVEIVGGAIARESDGLAMSSRNAYLSEEERRRAPVLYQTLQALAKRLEAGASDFGALVDEGLGELRRAGLEPDYLEIRRAADLGVAAIDDTALVIPAAVYLGRARLIDNVRVHRSADRLKGAP
- the pgi gene encoding glucose-6-phosphate isomerase, with the protein product MTPLTSTPEWQALHSDRAAIEDQSIAALFADDPDRFTDFSITVDGLLLDYSKQPISRAVREQLLAVARARNVAAQRDAMLTGQRINRSEDRAVLHTALRVPAGAPGWADATIARDVTATRSRMAELATAIRERQRTGATGKPIEHVINIGIGGSDLGPRLVLEALAPLSDGPRVHFVANIDGVELQQAMAACDPERTLVLVVSKSFGTVETMANAHEAMAWLRRCVPADDVLARQVLAVTANLDSVRALGLDPDLALPMRDWVGGRYSLWSAVGFSIMLGLGPAAFEALLDGAHVMDRHFAEAPLESNMPVMLGLVSVLNATLLGRRSQAVVPYTERLGRLSAYLQQLLMESNGKSVDTDGDAVSLSTAAAVWGQTGTPGQHAFFQALHQGTDVVPVDFVGVARPVAGEKGDPLELTAHLFAQGQALMQGRWGEGLSAMQRCPGNRPSNTLLLRALDARRLGSLIALYEHRAFVEAAVWGINAFDQFGVELGKGLAADLKPIIAGGLEPAGLDGSTAGLIARYRHWRG
- the queG gene encoding tRNA epoxyqueuosine(34) reductase QueG, whose translation is MVRTHDSREILPVIREWAGELGFDELGVARPALARDEQHLLRWLQDGRHGTMRWMARHGVKRARPERLVPGTIRVISVRMDYRPPDLEADDAILADRRRAFIARYALGRDYHKLMRKRLQALAQRIESSVGAFGYRVFVDSAPVLEKALGRDAGLGWIGKNTLLLNRHAGSYFFLGEIFTDLPLPTSDPVADLCGSCRACIDVCPTGAITGPGQLDARRCVSYLTIEHEGSIPEELRPAIGNRVFGCDDCQAVCPWNRYAQPTDEADFHPRHGLESASLVELFRWDETTFLKRTEGSAIRRLGHERWLRNLAVALGNGPADPAAIEALRERLDHPSALVTEHVQWALTRLVSPASGDSVQSTRRWSHPAPPAQDRPR
- a CDS encoding bifunctional ADP-dependent NAD(P)H-hydrate dehydratase/NAD(P)H-hydrate epimerase gives rise to the protein MNRLPHNLYTPAQVRELDRRAIEDHGIPGGVLMARAGRSAWQHLRQRFPAAHRLLVLCGGGNNGGDGYVVARLAAEAGLTVELCPMADPQQLDGHAREAADAALAVVPPIATPWTAIGEADAVVDAMLGTGIDRPVTGAMAAVIDALNAQHAPVMSIDVPSGLNARTGRVMGTAVRAATTPTFIGLKQGLFTGEAADFVGELAFDALQVPASVHDGIEPSSMRLSESALADGLRPRARTSHKGDFGHVRVIGGDHGMGGAVRMAGEAAARVGAGRVSIATRPAHVAAVLAARPELMVDGVDDATGLGATLASTDTLAVGPGLGQSVWGAALFEHTLGHTGPMVLDADALNGLAGRGMRRDDWILTPHPGEAARLLDTTAEAIVDDRFAAAHAIVGRYGGIVVLKGAGTLIADDRRCVICTEGNPGMASGGMGDVLTGVIAGLRAQGLDAFDAACLGVQAHARSADRGACEGERGLLAVDLIDRLRAVINP
- the tsaE gene encoding tRNA (adenosine(37)-N6)-threonylcarbamoyltransferase complex ATPase subunit type 1 TsaE, whose amino-acid sequence is MTRAVVNLADEAATEALGAVLQAYRPERGCVHLIGDLGAGKTTLMRGFLRAAGHPGAVRSPTYTLVEPYAFGSRWVYHLDLYRLADPEELEFIGLRELVDTGLLLVEWPLRGEGVLPAPDLSVRLEAMGAGRQAVLERLTPQWPAPAGIIEAMG
- a CDS encoding N-acetylmuramoyl-L-alanine amidase, which codes for MIHRRVIPFAAFLLWAVVAPGVVAAATVVEDVRTWDGPTHTRVVFDLSGSPDHRLFTLDDPARAVIDLRAGRIDPALVEGIRDAGPIQRVRTGRREDGIRVVLDLERTLEAQAFTMSPDETRGHRLVVDLGKAGEKPPLRTAERESTEPFVVAIDAGHGGKDPGAIGAAGTHEKDIVLAVARKLADRVNAVSGLEAVLVRDGDYYVGLRDRTRKAREAGADLFVSLHADAFHDRSVRGSSVFVLSRNGASSEMARMLARRENKAHRIGGVSLSDKDKQVASVLVDLSRAHTVEESLDVADVLLTELDGLGEVHGNNVEQAGFAVLKSLDMPSVLVELAFISNPAEERRLKSSSYQHQLALGLTEGVRSYVATTRPTLALGDSTKEYRVRRGDTLSAIAERHSVSIGALRRVNELGGDTIVAGRTLRIP
- the mutL gene encoding DNA mismatch repair endonuclease MutL; translation: MPIQRLAPELVNQIAAGEIIERPASVLKELVENALDAGAESIRIDIESGGLRLIRVRDDGRGMSAADLPLAVTSHATSKIGALDDLEHIATLGFRGEALPSIASVADLQMTSRLAQDDHGHHLNPGQSMVPAPAPHPPGTTIEVRDLFHAVPARRKFLRTERTELRHIQDLVRRIALGRPEVAFRLSHNNRELLNLPALGPQAADRRVSDLMGAGFVESSLQIDTEAAGLRLQGWLGLPTASRGQPDLQYVYLNGRMIRDRLVMQALRRAYSDVLFKDRFPAYLLHLQMDPARVDVNVHPTKHEVRFRDSRLIFDFLHRQIERALAHGGVHSDASADTDSDADAGPRMGGPSMGAVPQTAPLSLPVAEARAVYGDLPTEASAPAEQPASALSDGVPRLGHAVAQIHGVYVLAESATGLILVDMHAAHERIVYERLKRQYNDQGVAQQPLLVPVAVAVTPSEADLVEDSQPLLQSVGLEVDRVGPEQLRLRSVPALLARADGEALLRDVLADLRVNRGAVAIEERQQHLLGTMGCHGSVRANRRLTPAEQENLLRDMEKTPNIDQCNHGRPTWVSLQMADLDRLFLRGR
- the miaA gene encoding tRNA (adenosine(37)-N6)-dimethylallyltransferase MiaA; the encoded protein is MEDTKRPVVCLMGPTAAGKTELALSLYDRGGVDLISVDSAMVYRGMDIGTAKPSPAVQARAPHALIDIRDPAQAYSAAEFVADAKPLIEASRQAGRIPLLVGGTMLYFRSLLYGLSHLPAADTGIRARMEAEADRLGWPALHERLSQADPETAARLHRNDAQRIQRALEVYVLTGQPISQLQASTSLEPLSGPVVKVGVMPAERRILHERIEARFSAMLADGVIDEVAALRARADIHPDLPSMRAVGYRQIWDYLAGRMRREDLLFRGTVATRQFARRQVTWLRRETDLVWLDPLEKKPCDRLSDLINRVIA